Within Candidatus Zixiibacteriota bacterium, the genomic segment TTGCTGACTTTGCAGGGCAGTAATTGATTCTTTTGCTTTTTCGCTTGCCCAGCCTAGAGCAGAGACAGACGGGCCGGGGCGTTCTTCACTCTCCCACAATTTCTCAAGCTCTTCGCCCTTGCTTTTTTGAGCGATCTCTAGCTTCTCTCTTTGCTTGTCTATCCCCTTTAGCTCGGACAGTAGATTGTTTTCTGACTGTTCAACTACTACAGTATCAATGAAGCTCTTGAGTTCTTTGTAACGCTCATTTGGTTGAGCAGTGACAAGGGATAGAATCTTCTTTCGCCTGAGTATTCGCACTGATGGTCTTTCATCTGGACCTGCTACTTCAACAGTGCTGCTATCCAAAGTTGCGCACCACGATTCACTGTCCGAATGAACCGTAGCCCGAAGCGTGCCCACCTTGGCTCCTAATGTCTTCAGATACTGAGCAGGCCCCCGCCCAACACTCATGTCCTCAAGACCGCCTGTACTGCCATTGCAGACGACGTCAATTGCATCCAAGATAGTGGACTTGCCCGAACCATTCTCACCAAACAGTAGTGTCAGATCTTTCGTCCGGTCGAACGCCAATTCAAAGGGTTCGCTCGCCCCGCGAAAATTACAGAGTTCTACCTTATCCAGCGGCTTAGACATCGCCCCTATCCCCATCTTTCTCATGCGCAGTGGCTTCTTTGATCCATCTTTGCCAATCGTCCCCGCTAATTCCGCTGGTCTTGAGTTTGGCTTCGAGATCGTTTCTTCTGTTCTCTTTGACGAGTCCGGATTTCACCAACTCCTTAGATATCTTTTCTGCCAGTAGTTCGTTTGGTGACTTTCCTTCTGCAGGCACTGCTTTCCCCTTCAAGGCTAAGGGTCAAAGAGCGGACAACGGCATTCCTTATTGGTTTTGGAGGGCGTATCCAAGAGGGCGCTTCGTCCTGTGCCAGTACCGCTTTTTGACCGTCGTTTTGATATTCGATGTATAATGTACGAGAACTCGTTGGGAGATCAAGAACAAAGTGCTCCAGAACCATCTATCCTAAGGCCATTAGCAACAAGATGAGGCTGATGAATTGGGTCAGTGCTCTCTAACAGCCAACTCCTAGGGTATACCTAGGAAGAGCATCTGCACGAGTCGCGTGAGGTCCGCCACATTAACCAAGTCGTCCAGATTGACATCACCTGCCTCATGGGAAGGAAGGCGGCCACCCAAAAATAGATGAGATGTGAGCAGGGTGAGATCGGCTATGGTTACTTTGCCATCAAGGTCCACATCACCTGATGTATGAGACACTAACACAAATGTTCCATTAAGGTCGAATTGCCGACCGTCGAGAAACGATCCGGAGATATCGAACGGTTGGTTGGATGTGTCATATAGCAAGCCATAGGAGAGCACAAAATCTCTGGCTGGAATGGATAACTGAATAACTTCACCGGTGAAGCTTGGGTAGGAAGGCAAGATTGTCACAGTGACCGAAAGAACCCCGCCATTTACCGATAGAGACCCAATATCAACATCGGCAACCGTATATCCATCAGCCGGATCGCCGAGATATATGTCAATGCTGTAGTCATCCACAGTGTGAGCCATAGCAGCGAAGATCGTATCCGGTTCGATTTTCTTCTGCAGAAGATAACCTGTGTAAGCAGTGTCCTTGATAATCGCTACATACGTTTGGTAGTTCATTGAAATGTCGTCGTAGTGCCAGTTAGTACCTACCTGCGCAACTGTTCCATCAATGTCAAGGTGACCAATATCCAGTGACGTCGAAGATGTACTCCACTGATCGTCAGTAACCTGATAGTCCTTGTGCCAGATTACGTTACCGAGGGCGTCGGTTTTGAGCACCATACCACTGAGCCAGTAATACTCATTCTGGCTGCCACCCAGATAGATGTGACCATCACTGCCAACATGGACTTCAAACAGGGTGCTATTGAAATAATCATAGACCTGAGTCCACACGGAGTCGCCTTGAGCATCCACTTTCATAGCCATACCGTTACTGAAGGGCAACTCGAAACCGAATGAACGAGCACCTGCCATAATAAACCCGCTATCAGATGTTACCGCCACACCATACGCCTTCATTGGATCACTTCCGAATGTCCGCAGCCAACGCTCAGTTCCGTCCGGTGCAACTCTTAGCACAAGCACCTGTTCTCCGCTTGATCCGGCGATGACGTAGTCACCCCCCGGGACCCATTTGACCGTACTTGCGATGTCCGCTCCCAAGCCCCCATAAGTGGTCGAGCGAACTGCTATGCCGTACTCGTTGACCAACACCAGGTAAACATCATAGTCTCCCGCACCGAATGAATTGGTTGATCCGCAGAGCAGAAAGTTGCCGTCGGAAAGGGGCAGGACCGACTGGAACACATCGTTTCCCTCTCCGCCAACCGTGCATGTCCACAGTGAATCACCGTTGTTGTCGAGCAGGAGTACGTAACCGTCCCGTTCATCAAAGGCATCGTCAGTGGCTCCGGCAATGACGAATCCGCCATCGGGTGTACACTGGATATCAAAGGATGATATCGGAGGATAGTTTCGTACGATGCCGTCGAAAGTGCGAGTCCATAAAGTATCACCAAGACTGTTCAGACGAATTACTATGAGCGCTACCTTAGAGTCAGGTTCCGAAACGCTGAACCCAGCTAGGACATACCCGCCATCCAGCGTGGTTCTGATGGTGTGTCCGTTGTCGCGGTAGTCACCGCCGTATGTTTGATCCCAGACTACTTCCTGGGCCGTGAGATGAGCTGTTGGGGAAAATACCAGGACAAGTGCAAGAAGCAGTGTTATTGCCGTCTTCATAGGTTATTCCTTCTGCGATGAGCAATCGTAAAATCACCCTCCCGGAGGACAATCTCCAGCAGGTATCTTATGGTGAACTAAACCGTCCTGAGTCAATATAAGGCGATATTGCCTTTTGTCAATGAGTCTGTGACATTACCGCTTATCTGCCGTTCTCGCCCTGTGCAATAGGACTGGCTTACCCCTTCACCAGGTACTATAATCCGAACAAATGGACAGGACGTTTCTGTTCCATGTGAGCGTTGACACATTTGGATTTCTTGAAGGGAGAATATCATGACCACTCGCTTTGTTTCGATAGTGTTTCTGATAGTAATTGGGGTGTTGGCATTGGCCGACAATGGAATCGCCGAAATATCGATCGTGCGTTTCGAGCAACACCAACTCCGCATCACAGTGGATGTTCCTGCTCAGACGGCTCAAATAACCGATGAAGGAACGTTCGAGATCGCTCAGGGTGGGAACCTGTTCTATCTTAACCGGACAGCCGTGATTGATTCATTCCTGGTTGATAATCTTCCCCTTGAATACACGGCTGTTGCTCTGACCGACACAGCCCAACTGCCTCAGGAAATCCGCGATTCCCTCCCCGGGTTTGATCTGGAAGGCGAACCGCAGTTAGTCCTGTTTCAGGCCGATCACAGTGGCTCGGTCTCGTTCCGAATTACATACCGGGCTGAGTTTGCCGATGATGTCGCCAACACACGTTTCTCGAACGAAAATGTCGGTCGCGAAGTGTCCGGTACCATTCTCGATCAAGGAGCGTATTTCAGCCCGTCATCATACTACTATCCACAGGGGGAGGAAAACGCCTTTCAGTGTGTGTTGACAGTCGATATTCCCTCCACCTGGGAATCGGTCAGTGACGGCAATCGCCTGGCCAATGAAACGACCGGAGACCGCAAGGTGCAAACCTGGGAAAACCCATTCCAATCTGACGGTGTAATGCTCATGGCTGCTCCGTATGTGACGCGCACGAAGTGGCTCGACAGCATTGAAGTCGCCTGCTATTTCTTTGAAGCGGACACCGGGCTGATTGATAATTATCTCAACGCCACTGTTGATTATATTGCAATGTATTCGGAACTGATCGGACCATATCCCTACAAGCGCTTCACAGTGGCGGAGAACTTTTTTCCTACCGGATACGGGATGCCCGCCTGGACGCTACTTGGTCAACAGGTAATCCGTCTACCGTTCATTATACGGACTTCGCTGGGGCACGAGGTATTACACAACTGGTGGGGTAACAGTGTATACGTTGACTACGAGCGAGGGAATTGGTGCGAAGCGGCTACCGTCTATGGTGCCGACTATCGTTACAAGCTGCTTCAATCACCCGCCGCCGCGCGTGGCTATCGCAAGGATATTCTCAAACAATACGTGAGCTATGTCGATGAACAAAACGACTTCCCCATCCGGGAGTTCACTTCCCGTACCAGTCCCGGCACCCGCACTATTGGTT encodes:
- a CDS encoding dockerin type I repeat-containing protein — translated: MKTAITLLLALVLVFSPTAHLTAQEVVWDQTYGGDYRDNGHTIRTTLDGGYVLAGFSVSEPDSKVALIVIRLNSLGDTLWTRTFDGIVRNYPPISSFDIQCTPDGGFVIAGATDDAFDERDGYVLLLDNNGDSLWTCTVGGEGNDVFQSVLPLSDGNFLLCGSTNSFGAGDYDVYLVLVNEYGIAVRSTTYGGLGADIASTVKWVPGGDYVIAGSSGEQVLVLRVAPDGTERWLRTFGSDPMKAYGVAVTSDSGFIMAGARSFGFELPFSNGMAMKVDAQGDSVWTQVYDYFNSTLFEVHVGSDGHIYLGGSQNEYYWLSGMVLKTDALGNVIWHKDYQVTDDQWSTSSTSLDIGHLDIDGTVAQVGTNWHYDDISMNYQTYVAIIKDTAYTGYLLQKKIEPDTIFAAMAHTVDDYSIDIYLGDPADGYTVADVDIGSLSVNGGVLSVTVTILPSYPSFTGEVIQLSIPARDFVLSYGLLYDTSNQPFDISGSFLDGRQFDLNGTFVLVSHTSGDVDLDGKVTIADLTLLTSHLFLGGRLPSHEAGDVNLDDLVNVADLTRLVQMLFLGIP